A single window of Drosophila suzukii chromosome 3, CBGP_Dsuzu_IsoJpt1.0, whole genome shotgun sequence DNA harbors:
- the LOC108012721 gene encoding uncharacterized protein isoform X2 translates to MGATSVRPYSEAESKALKRFMRSFRRHYAGMDEEELKRSGENAWGKLLPQQKKHFEVRPRVLAVKRKLIVKRKLSTKQKKALCGMRSQAKKAMIRARRAPPNPMMSTAFINFLSEHRKKNEHLTVKKRLQKGAMLWSKLTKQQQDQYRTGDKRKRK, encoded by the exons ATGGGAGCCACGAGTGTGAGGCCCTATTCGGAGGCAGAGTCCAAGGCCCTTAAGCGGTTCATGAGGAGTTTCAGGAGGCATTATGCCGGCATGGACGAAGAGGAGCTCAAAAGGTCGGGGGAAAATGCCTGGGGGAAGCTTTTGCCCCAGCAAAAGAAGCACTTTGAA GTGAGACCCAGAGTTCTTGCCGTCAAGAGAAAATTGATTGTGAAAAGGAAACTGTCGACCAAGCAGAAGAAAGCCCTTTGCGGTATGCGTAGTCAAGCCAAGAAGGCTATGATTAGGGCCAGACGAGCTCCTCCAAATCCCATGATGAGTACCGCCTTTATAAACTTTTTGTCCGAGCACCGGAAGAAAAATGAACACTTGACCGTCAAGAAAAGGCTACAAAAAGGCGCTATGCTTTGGTCAAAGCTCACTAAGCAACAGCAAGATCAATATCGTACG ggcgataagaggaagaggaagtaG
- the LOC108012721 gene encoding uncharacterized protein isoform X1 — translation MGATSVRPYSEAESKALKRFMRSFRRHYAGMDEEELKRSGENAWGKLLPQQKKHFEVRPRVLAVKRKLIVKRKLSTKQKKALCGMRSQAKKAMIRARRAPPNPMMSTAFINFLSEHRKKNEHLTVKKRLQKGAMLWSKLTKQQQDQYRTVGDKRKRK, via the exons ATGGGAGCCACGAGTGTGAGGCCCTATTCGGAGGCAGAGTCCAAGGCCCTTAAGCGGTTCATGAGGAGTTTCAGGAGGCATTATGCCGGCATGGACGAAGAGGAGCTCAAAAGGTCGGGGGAAAATGCCTGGGGGAAGCTTTTGCCCCAGCAAAAGAAGCACTTTGAA GTGAGACCCAGAGTTCTTGCCGTCAAGAGAAAATTGATTGTGAAAAGGAAACTGTCGACCAAGCAGAAGAAAGCCCTTTGCGGTATGCGTAGTCAAGCCAAGAAGGCTATGATTAGGGCCAGACGAGCTCCTCCAAATCCCATGATGAGTACCGCCTTTATAAACTTTTTGTCCGAGCACCGGAAGAAAAATGAACACTTGACCGTCAAGAAAAGGCTACAAAAAGGCGCTATGCTTTGGTCAAAGCTCACTAAGCAACAGCAAGATCAATATCGTACGGTG ggcgataagaggaagaggaagtaG